One Candidatus Binataceae bacterium genomic window, GACGCGGATCAGGGCTTCAATGGGGCCGCACTCATTCGAGTGCGGAATATGTTCGGCGGTGCTTAACTTCCGCCTAAAAATTTAAGGCTTCAATGGGGCCGCACTCATTCGAGTGCGGAATATTCGTTTTAAATGAAGTTGCAGGATATGCCGGACAAGGTTGCTTCAATGGGGCCGCACTCATTCGAGTGCGGAATAGGTTCGCCTCAAACTCTAGAATTTTCAAAGAGCAATCGCCAGCTTTGCGAGCGATCCCTTCCGGCCTTGCTCCACAATCCCGTCCCTCGGCGGAGCGCTCGAAAAGATCTACGATTATCATAGCTTTTAGCGCTTCGAGCGCCCCCGGCGCAAATCCCGTCACTGCACCGCTCGCAGCAGCCATCAGCGGGTCTCGAAACCTTGATACGTGCCTACCTCACCCTCGATTACCCGGGCCAGCAGACGCGCCTGCATCTCCAACACGCGGCGGTAGTTGACCCGGTAGCCGAATAGCGGATGGGTGACGAGGGTATCCATGCGCTGCTCGTAGGCGCGCAGAAAGGCCTTGCGTCCCCTAGGTGTGAGCGCCACCGCTGGGCCGACCTCGATGAAATCGCCCGCGTCCACCATCCCGGTGTTGATCGCGGACAGGACCGCCGAATCAGCGATTAGCGGCCGAAATTCTTCGAGCAAATCGAGGGCCAGGGCCGGGCGGCCGAAACGGAGCTGATGGAAGAAGCCGATAAATGGATCGAAGCCCACCGCATGGCATACGATGGTCAGATCCTTGGTCAACAGGCTGTAGGCGAAGGAGAGCAGGGCGTTGACCCGATCGCGCGGCGGGCGGCGGTTGCGATGGTTGAAATCGAAGCCGAAGGGAGCAGCCTGCTCGTCCTCCACCTTGATCATGCCGCTGAAAGCGCCGAAGTAATGGCGTGCCGCGGTGCCTTCGATTCCCAACAGTGCAGGCAGGTCGGGTGCCGCGGCAGCCGCCTGGGCGCATCGGCGCAGCAGGGTCAGGGCGAGCGCCGGCGGCTCGAGATGATTGCGCCGCAGCATCGTGCGCTGATTGCGGATCTTGGTCACCGTCACGCGGCGCGCGATGTCCAGGCAGAAAAGTGGCTGGGCGGCAAGCGCGAACTGGCGCTGGCGCAGAAAGACGTTCTTTAGTCCCAGCCCCTGGGTCAGGCCGTAGAACCAGCCCCCGCTGGAGAAATAGGCGATGGGTTTTTCGGCTTCGCACAAGCCCTGCACCGCGGCACCGGTCAAGGTGATGTTGCCGATCAGATTGACCTGCGACAGCTCCCCGATGCGCACTTCCTGGACTCCCTTGGCGCGATCGCGGATCTGCAGGACCTCGCCGCTTTTGCCCATCGTCAGGCCGTAGCCGCTGACGTACAGCGGGCGCAAATCGTCGCGCGCCGGAACCAGGCGGCGCAGCGGTTGCGCATTCGCGATAGTGACCGGCTCGACGGGCTCGAATAGCGAGAGCTGCGGACCGGCTTCGTCGGCGGTGGCGTGGGCCCAACTCGCGGTTTCGTCGGGCAGGCAAATCCCCACCAGCGAGCAGCGCGGACATTTGGGGCTGTCCACCAGCGGTGGCGGGAGCGGGCCGCGCTCAGCCAGCTCGATTGCGCCGTGCAGTGCGGCCAGGGTTTCCTCGACCAGCGCGGCGTCGACCGGGAGCCGCACGCGCTGTCTGGTCTCGTCGTAATAGACGATCGCCTCCTCGCATCGATAGCCGTTGTCACGCAGGATGAGCGCTTGCGCGCCGATCTGAACGCGGTCGGCGGGCCAGGCCGCGGGACCGTCGGGCTCTTCGCGCGGGCGGCCTTTTTTGTAGTCCACCGGGGTCACGGCGTTGCCGTCGCCCTCGAGCAGGTCGAGGCGCGCGATGAGCCGATGGGTCTGGCTGGCGAGCATCACGGAGCGCGAATGGATGGGCTCGGCCAGGCCCGGAGGCGGCAGCGGGTCCTCCCTGGTCTCGAGCTTTTCGTGGCGCAGCTTACCGGCCAGGGTATCCTCGCTGGGAGCAAAGGTTCCCTCGACCCATTCGTAAAAGAACAGGCGCGGGCAATA contains:
- the cas1 gene encoding CRISPR-associated endonuclease Cas1 translates to MAAEPARRPSLSPLSSRPRAPRELPEYLPARMLNEFVYCPRLFFYEWVEGTFAPSEDTLAGKLRHEKLETREDPLPPPGLAEPIHSRSVMLASQTHRLIARLDLLEGDGNAVTPVDYKKGRPREEPDGPAAWPADRVQIGAQALILRDNGYRCEEAIVYYDETRQRVRLPVDAALVEETLAALHGAIELAERGPLPPPLVDSPKCPRCSLVGICLPDETASWAHATADEAGPQLSLFEPVEPVTIANAQPLRRLVPARDDLRPLYVSGYGLTMGKSGEVLQIRDRAKGVQEVRIGELSQVNLIGNITLTGAAVQGLCEAEKPIAYFSSGGWFYGLTQGLGLKNVFLRQRQFALAAQPLFCLDIARRVTVTKIRNQRTMLRRNHLEPPALALTLLRRCAQAAAAAPDLPALLGIEGTAARHYFGAFSGMIKVEDEQAAPFGFDFNHRNRRPPRDRVNALLSFAYSLLTKDLTIVCHAVGFDPFIGFFHQLRFGRPALALDLLEEFRPLIADSAVLSAINTGMVDAGDFIEVGPAVALTPRGRKAFLRAYEQRMDTLVTHPLFGYRVNYRRVLEMQARLLARVIEGEVGTYQGFETR